A single Fluviispira vulneris DNA region contains:
- a CDS encoding AAA family ATPase: protein MKLLKIELENLNSLYGRHSIDFIKDLQSAPIFLIMGATGSGKSTLMDAMSLALFGQTPRLAKNKAEKDLENDSRLVMSRGTYSAYAQLTFQKTEHGQTKIYRATWQCERAFKKADGKFKDPRRVLEIFDQNSESFIELISDHRPKFYEPYFEKVLENLSVQDFKRMVLLAQGEFAAFLKANEDERAEILERLTNTEIYREIGKKAADKKKELEEKVYTIQTSLTSLNLLSDEEEDYLKSNKIQIEVDLENLALELKSIENGMSWFLREEDLKLRFEQANEKFEAILLEIKDNQSHFERIDSYQKAKKAIELILNERRLFEKKSETFSEIEDKKKQLYELNNESDELQIKINLFKNNLYQSKKNYADIKDDILKSRALHQEKQRITEENKTKSIHLSEISFEKNKKNSQLSDILCQRDLLEKEKLKLLEFLKSDLKITDHLHKKATQELEIANENFNLVKNEIFQIITPYHHPNEKMECYELEKNHLNQLLKKISKLIWEQKNLDEKSASITKYKDEISNLDQSSKIEKNKIIQLKILLKEVEIELKNLNDDISNLSWAMEIAKNRRLLHDNQDCPLCGSKEHPYFLQKTYATVDQAVLEKYKKLLTIKENSEKNYLELVSKINYSEATLKSQTLNKNKLSIELDQLNEQINSQSKVIKNFASDTLKLKVIEQESFLEILNKAELDYKKQYESIEKLHGKLVKTYQNYNTQKDIYTEKKENNNKYLIKYNEILETLNNQCNDFVLESLLNDSNDNINFNQLYFNSRNAFMEFKKIDDNLKLLNNNIMKISLEIDNFKSRENNLKLEVYNLQNKLENITIELSKYLEGENPDIFEANLFCKIEENENILKNAENLFAEFNNKISILKFSIENLTNIHENITFEANELSEKIEYELISIKILTREAAISLNIPEDFNINYTNLKNKLEIEKISLKENKMQREIDLKEHILKNPFQNIHENLQSLQEKKNVLEQNILNKRNEYTELHAKIINNNLNKAKISSQKSELEKIQVEYNTWLKLHQLIGIGEGNQFKKFAQILNLEELITKANAHLARFEKRYSLAPALDANGVPRLAFAIKDGYHADEARSFKTLSGGETFLVSLALALALADYRSVKMPVETILLDEGFGTLDPSTLQTAMSALESLHSTGTQVGIISHVEVLKESIPSRIIVEKLGNGHSTLRVEV, encoded by the coding sequence TTGAAATTGTTAAAAATAGAACTCGAAAATTTAAATTCTCTTTATGGACGACACAGTATAGATTTTATCAAAGACTTACAGAGTGCTCCAATTTTTCTAATAATGGGTGCAACAGGTTCTGGAAAATCCACCTTAATGGATGCTATGTCGTTAGCATTATTTGGACAAACTCCGCGTTTAGCAAAAAATAAAGCGGAGAAGGATCTTGAAAATGACAGTCGGCTTGTTATGTCAAGAGGCACTTATTCTGCTTATGCACAATTAACCTTTCAAAAAACAGAACATGGACAGACTAAAATTTATAGAGCAACTTGGCAATGCGAACGTGCTTTTAAAAAAGCAGATGGAAAATTTAAAGACCCAAGAAGAGTTTTAGAAATCTTTGATCAAAATTCTGAAAGTTTTATTGAGCTAATAAGCGATCACAGACCTAAATTTTACGAACCCTATTTTGAAAAAGTATTAGAGAATTTAAGTGTCCAGGATTTCAAAAGAATGGTTCTACTTGCTCAAGGAGAATTTGCCGCCTTTTTAAAGGCAAATGAAGATGAAAGAGCAGAAATTTTAGAACGCTTAACCAATACTGAAATTTATAGAGAAATCGGCAAAAAAGCGGCTGATAAAAAGAAAGAGCTTGAAGAAAAAGTCTATACCATACAAACAAGTTTGACTAGCTTAAACTTATTATCAGATGAAGAAGAAGACTATTTAAAAAGCAATAAAATACAAATAGAAGTTGATCTCGAGAATTTAGCTCTAGAATTAAAATCTATTGAAAATGGCATGAGCTGGTTTCTTAGAGAAGAGGATCTCAAGCTGAGATTTGAACAAGCAAATGAAAAATTCGAAGCTATTTTACTAGAAATCAAAGATAATCAATCTCATTTTGAACGTATTGATTCCTATCAAAAAGCAAAAAAAGCTATAGAACTTATATTAAATGAAAGAAGATTATTTGAAAAAAAATCTGAAACCTTTTCTGAAATTGAAGACAAAAAAAAGCAATTATACGAATTAAATAATGAGAGTGACGAGCTCCAAATAAAAATAAATTTATTTAAAAACAATCTATATCAAAGCAAAAAAAATTATGCTGATATTAAAGATGATATCTTAAAATCTCGAGCACTCCACCAAGAGAAGCAGCGAATTACAGAAGAGAATAAAACAAAGTCCATTCATTTATCAGAAATTAGCTTTGAAAAAAATAAAAAAAATTCTCAACTTTCAGATATTTTATGTCAACGAGATTTACTTGAAAAAGAAAAATTAAAGTTATTAGAATTTCTTAAAAGCGATCTTAAAATAACCGATCATTTGCATAAAAAAGCTACACAAGAACTTGAAATAGCAAATGAAAATTTTAACTTAGTTAAAAATGAAATTTTTCAAATTATAACTCCTTATCATCATCCAAATGAAAAAATGGAATGTTATGAACTTGAAAAAAACCATTTAAATCAGTTACTAAAAAAAATATCTAAACTCATTTGGGAACAAAAAAACTTAGATGAAAAATCAGCATCCATTACAAAATACAAAGATGAAATTTCAAATTTAGATCAATCAAGCAAAATTGAAAAAAATAAAATAATTCAACTAAAAATTTTATTAAAAGAAGTTGAAATTGAATTAAAAAACTTAAATGATGATATTTCTAATTTATCTTGGGCAATGGAAATAGCTAAAAATAGACGCCTCCTACATGACAATCAAGATTGTCCACTTTGTGGAAGCAAAGAACATCCTTATTTTTTACAAAAGACTTATGCGACTGTTGATCAAGCAGTTCTAGAAAAATACAAAAAATTATTAACTATTAAAGAAAATTCTGAAAAAAATTATCTAGAATTGGTTTCGAAAATAAATTATTCAGAAGCCACCCTAAAATCCCAGACACTAAATAAAAATAAATTGAGCATTGAACTTGATCAATTGAATGAGCAAATCAATTCTCAAAGCAAAGTGATTAAAAATTTTGCTTCTGATACTTTAAAATTAAAAGTTATAGAGCAAGAAAGTTTCCTTGAAATATTGAACAAAGCAGAATTGGATTACAAAAAGCAATATGAATCGATCGAAAAATTGCATGGCAAACTTGTTAAAACCTATCAAAATTATAATACACAAAAAGATATTTATACAGAAAAAAAAGAAAATAATAATAAATACTTAATTAAATATAATGAAATTTTAGAAACATTAAATAATCAATGTAACGATTTTGTATTAGAATCTCTTCTAAATGATTCGAATGATAATATCAATTTTAATCAATTATATTTTAATTCTCGTAATGCTTTTATGGAATTCAAAAAAATAGATGACAATCTAAAATTATTAAATAATAATATTATGAAAATATCTCTTGAAATCGACAATTTTAAAAGCAGAGAAAACAACCTAAAACTCGAAGTTTATAATTTACAAAACAAATTAGAAAATATAACAATAGAATTGTCAAAATATTTAGAAGGTGAAAACCCGGACATTTTTGAAGCAAATTTATTCTGTAAAATTGAGGAAAACGAAAATATATTAAAAAATGCTGAGAATTTGTTTGCAGAATTTAATAATAAAATCTCAATCCTCAAATTTTCAATTGAAAATTTAACAAATATTCACGAAAATATAACTTTTGAGGCAAATGAACTTAGCGAAAAAATTGAATATGAACTTATATCAATTAAAATTCTAACAAGAGAAGCCGCTATATCTCTCAATATTCCTGAAGACTTCAATATTAATTATACAAACTTAAAAAATAAGCTTGAAATTGAAAAAATCTCTTTAAAAGAAAATAAAATGCAAAGAGAAATTGATCTTAAAGAGCATATTTTAAAAAATCCATTTCAGAATATTCATGAAAATTTACAATCATTGCAGGAGAAAAAAAATGTTTTGGAACAAAACATTTTAAACAAGAGAAACGAATACACAGAATTACATGCAAAAATAATTAACAATAATCTAAATAAAGCAAAGATCTCAAGCCAAAAAAGTGAACTTGAAAAAATACAAGTTGAATACAATACTTGGCTTAAACTACACCAACTTATAGGTATTGGCGAAGGAAATCAGTTTAAAAAATTTGCACAAATTTTAAATTTAGAAGAACTGATAACAAAAGCAAATGCACACCTGGCCCGTTTTGAAAAGCGATATTCTCTGGCCCCTGCTCTCGACGCAAACGGTGTTCCACGCCTCGCTTTTGCAATTAAAGACGGTTATCATGCTGATGAAGCACGATCCTTTAAAACATTATCAGGTGGTGAAACTTTTTTAGTTTCGTTAGCTTTGGCGCTGGCGCTTGCTGATTATCGATCTGTAAAAATGCCTGTAGAAACCATTTTACTCGATGAAGGCTTTGGAACGCTTGATCCCTCCACTCTACAAACTGCTATGAGTGCTCTTGAGTCACTCCACTCAACAGGCACTCAGGTAGGCATTATCAGCCATGTGGAGGTGCTCAAAGAGTCGATTCCTTCACGTATAATAGTAGAAAAACTTGGGAATGGGCATTCTACATTAAGAGTTGAAGTTTAG
- a CDS encoding ABC transporter permease, with protein sequence MNINEYLNKKIISRAWLPGFGVFEREVRRFFAVPAQTILAPFGSSILYFALFGLSIGKLLATGHNSILTHGFNYITFLIPGIMAMEIINAAIQNPMSSIMIAKWTGTIVDMLMAPLSPFAMWLAFVSGAIIRALIVGIAVFLSGALCAGNFIFFNPFPLILAIILAVGIFGSLGIAAGAICKSWEQIGVILSFIVQPLVFFSGVFFSFNSFPEWIQPIRFFNPIFYIVSMFRYSILGVSDTTPLISYGISTVFLIISSIFAIIVLKSGFGLRS encoded by the coding sequence ATGAATATCAATGAATACTTGAATAAAAAAATCATTTCGAGAGCCTGGTTACCTGGTTTTGGTGTGTTTGAACGAGAAGTGAGGCGTTTTTTTGCTGTGCCCGCACAGACAATTCTCGCCCCGTTTGGCAGCTCCATCCTTTATTTTGCCCTATTTGGTCTATCAATTGGTAAGCTACTCGCTACAGGCCATAACTCAATTTTAACCCATGGTTTTAATTATATTACATTTTTAATTCCAGGCATTATGGCTATGGAAATTATCAACGCTGCGATCCAAAATCCAATGAGCAGTATTATGATTGCAAAATGGACCGGAACTATAGTCGATATGCTCATGGCGCCTCTGTCACCATTTGCAATGTGGCTTGCTTTTGTCTCAGGTGCTATTATCAGAGCACTTATCGTTGGTATTGCTGTATTTTTATCAGGGGCATTGTGTGCAGGAAATTTTATTTTCTTTAATCCCTTTCCTTTAATATTGGCAATTATTCTGGCAGTCGGCATTTTTGGTAGTCTCGGAATTGCCGCTGGAGCGATATGCAAATCATGGGAACAGATCGGAGTTATTCTTTCATTTATTGTTCAGCCTCTAGTCTTTTTCTCTGGTGTTTTTTTCTCATTTAATTCTTTTCCAGAATGGATTCAACCAATACGTTTTTTTAATCCAATTTTTTATATTGTGAGCATGTTTCGTTATTCTATTTTAGGTGTTTCAGACACAACTCCTCTCATTTCTTATGGGATATCAACTGTCTTTTTAATTATTTCCTCTATTTTTGCCATAATCGTGTTGAAATCTGGTTTTGGTTTGAGGTCGTAA
- a CDS encoding ABC transporter ATP-binding protein, with amino-acid sequence MLNQSIAIELKNVSKTYKMPKGDFFQALKPLNLTIKSGECFALLGHNGAGKTTIISLLAGVNKPTTGDVFINGLSVTNQSEKTKRMIGVVQQELIADSFFNLPTMLNIQSKLSGVIPDKHWIDFLLEKLQLQEHIKKTTRELSGGMKRRMMIARALVHKPKILILDEPTAGVDIQLRQSMWKFIEELHLNGLTIILTTHYLQEAEEYCSRIAIMKSGEIVTLKENKELLSLGGKHKVSCLIEVPNVHQWLAKHSAFLKENAIGFEPVKKVSNSTGDLKISLNYEKGEMSSFLASSKKLNEISHKLSLKISEIFTESPGLEEVYMKINEGDLKI; translated from the coding sequence ATGTTAAATCAATCAATTGCAATAGAATTAAAAAATGTTTCTAAAACCTATAAAATGCCAAAAGGTGATTTTTTTCAAGCATTAAAACCTCTAAATTTAACCATAAAAAGCGGTGAGTGCTTTGCATTATTAGGTCATAATGGAGCCGGTAAAACAACTATAATAAGTTTACTTGCTGGCGTAAACAAACCCACAACGGGTGATGTTTTTATCAATGGTTTGAGTGTAACAAATCAATCTGAAAAAACAAAACGTATGATTGGTGTTGTTCAACAGGAATTAATTGCTGATTCCTTTTTTAATCTACCGACGATGCTAAATATTCAAAGTAAATTATCTGGTGTCATACCAGATAAACATTGGATAGATTTTTTATTAGAAAAGTTACAACTCCAAGAACATATAAAAAAAACAACTCGAGAATTAAGTGGAGGTATGAAGCGGCGCATGATGATTGCTCGTGCTTTAGTCCACAAACCGAAAATTCTAATCTTAGATGAGCCGACTGCCGGGGTTGACATCCAACTCCGGCAAAGTATGTGGAAATTTATTGAAGAACTCCATCTCAATGGTTTGACAATTATTCTGACAACTCATTATTTACAAGAAGCTGAAGAATACTGCAGCCGTATTGCAATTATGAAAAGTGGAGAAATTGTAACTTTAAAAGAAAACAAAGAACTTCTCTCCCTTGGCGGTAAGCATAAAGTTTCCTGTCTTATTGAAGTGCCAAATGTTCATCAATGGCTCGCTAAGCACTCAGCATTCCTAAAAGAAAATGCAATCGGGTTTGAACCTGTTAAAAAAGTTTCAAATAGCACGGGAGATCTCAAAATCTCTCTCAACTATGAAAAGGGAGAAATGTCTTCTTTTTTAGCATCTTCAAAAAAACTGAATGAAATTTCTCACAAACTTTCCTTGAAAATTTCAGAAATATTTACAGAATCTCCAGGTCTTGAAGAAGTTTACATGAAAATCAATGAAGGAGATCTCAAGATCTAA